The Vigna unguiculata cultivar IT97K-499-35 chromosome 6, ASM411807v1, whole genome shotgun sequence genome contains a region encoding:
- the LOC114187496 gene encoding probable N-acetyltransferase HLS1-like gives MVDRTRSKILIREYNEDKDVKMVRKLERNSEIGAKKVVSIFTNMMGDPLSRIRFFPLRVMLVAELLESKELVGVVRGVIKNVGTLSGSLLKMGYILGLRVSPSYRRKGVALRLIAAVEEWMVRNGAEYAFLATEKDNDASKNLFTIKCNYVNLSSLVIFVQPISSITKHISRDIKIEKVDIDLAISLYRRTLKTKDLYPLDMDVILKEKLSVGTWVSYYKREGWLNLRSKVDNEEDLISSETSNSSWVIFSIWNTCEAYKLQIRRSQLVRFLLTTLNHARERVFPCLKMSVSNSLCRSFGFLFLYGIYGQGENLGELMESMWRFTSRVGEGMRDCKVFITELGFGDPLANHVPQTDSISCIDDLWYTKRLSTHVDENIDEILMRQVGNVFVDPRDF, from the exons ATGGTTGACCGTACAAGGAGCAAGATTCTTATAAGAGAATATAACGAAGATAAAGATGTTAAAATGGTGAGAAAACTAGAGAGGAACTCTGAGATTGGAGCTAAAAAGGTGGTCTCCATTTTTACCAACATGATGGGTGACCCTTTATCTAGGATTAGGTTTTTCCCTCTTCGTGTAATGCTG GTAGCTGAGCTTCTAGAGAGCAAGGAACTAGTTGGAGTGGTTAGAGGAGTCATTAAGAATGTAGGGACTCTTTCTGGGTCACTCTTGAAGATGGGTTACATCCTAGGCCTCAGAGTCTCTCCTTCTTACAG GAGAAAGGGGGTTGCACTGAGACTTATTGCTGCAGTTGAAGAATGGATGGTGAGAAATGGAGCTGAGTATGCATTCCTAGCCACTGAAAAGGACAATGATGCTTCCAAAAACCTATTCACAATCAAATGCAATTATGTGAACCTAAGCTCACTTGTCATATTTGTCCAACCAATTAGTTCCATCACAAAGCACATTTCCAGGGACATAAAAATAGAGAAAGTGGACATAGATCTAGCAATTTCGTTATACAGAAGAACCTTGAAAACCAAAGATTTGTATCCACTAGACATGGACGTTATTCTGAAGGAGAAACTCAGCGTAGGCACATGGGTAAGTTATTATAAGAGGGAGGGCTGGCTCAATTTGCGAAGCAAGGTAGATAATGAAGAAGATCTCATTAGCAGTGAAACTTCAAACTCATCATGGGTAATTTTTAGTATTTGGAACACTTGTGAAGCTTACAAGCTTCAAATCAGAAGGTCTCAACTAGTAAGGTTTCTTCTTACAACCTTAAATCATGcaagagagagagttttcccTTGTCTCAAAATGTCGGTGAGTAACTCACTTTGTAGATCCTTTGGTTTCCTCTTTCTTTATGGAATCTATGGACAGGGAGAGAACCTTGGAGAGCTCATGGAATCTATGTGGAGATTCACATCAAGAGTGGGAGAAGGAATGAGGGACTGTAAGGTGTTTATAACTGAGTTAGGGTTTGGTGATCCACTTGCCAACCATGTTCCTCAAACAGATTCCATCTCGTGTATCGATGATCTATGGTACACAAAGAGACTTTCAACCCACGTTGATGAAAACATTGATGAAATATTGATGAGACAAGTGGGAAATGTGTTTGTTGACCCTAGAGATTTTTAG